Proteins from one Mycobacterium adipatum genomic window:
- a CDS encoding flavin reductase family protein translates to MSDTELSPASLREAFGHFPTGVIAIAAEVDGVRVGLAASTFVPVSLDPPLVSFCVQNSSETWPKLKNLPSLGISVLGEAHDAAARTLAAKTGDRFAGLQTQSRDSGAVFVHGTSVWLESKITQEVPAGDHTIVVLEVSEIVVHDVPPIVFHRSTFRKLGG, encoded by the coding sequence ATGAGCGACACAGAACTGAGCCCGGCTTCGCTGCGCGAGGCATTCGGGCATTTCCCCACCGGAGTCATCGCCATCGCGGCCGAGGTGGACGGCGTCCGGGTCGGTCTGGCGGCCAGCACCTTCGTGCCGGTGTCGCTGGACCCGCCGCTGGTGTCGTTCTGCGTACAGAACTCATCGGAGACGTGGCCCAAGCTCAAGAATCTGCCCTCGTTGGGGATCAGTGTCCTGGGCGAAGCGCACGACGCCGCGGCACGCACCCTCGCCGCGAAGACCGGTGACCGTTTCGCCGGTCTGCAGACCCAGTCCCGCGACAGCGGCGCGGTGTTCGTGCACGGCACCAGCGTGTGGCTGGAAAGCAAGATCACCCAGGAAGTTCCCGCGGGCGATCACACCATCGTGGTGCTAGAGGTCAGCGAGATCGTCGTGCACGATGTGCCACCGATCGTGTTTCACCGCAGCACGTTCCGCAAACTGGGGGGCTGA
- a CDS encoding succinate dehydrogenase/fumarate reductase iron-sulfur subunit, with the protein MAAYDANLRVWRGDTEGGDLQDYTVEVNDGEVVLDIIHRLQATQAGDLAVRWNCKAGKCGSCSAEINGRPRLMCMTRMSTFDENETVTITPLRTFPVMRDLVTDVSFNYEKARQIPSFTPPKDLQPGEYRMQQEDVNRSQEFRKCIECFLCQNVCHVVRDHEENKANFAGPRFHMRIAELDMHPLDTVDRKDMAQEEHGLGYCNITKCCTEVCPEHIKITDNALIPMKERVADRKYDPIVWLGNKLFRR; encoded by the coding sequence ATGGCTGCTTACGACGCAAATCTGCGGGTCTGGCGCGGCGATACCGAAGGCGGTGACCTGCAGGACTACACCGTCGAGGTCAATGACGGCGAAGTGGTGCTCGACATCATCCACCGGCTGCAGGCCACCCAGGCCGGTGATCTGGCGGTGCGCTGGAACTGCAAGGCCGGCAAGTGCGGCTCCTGCTCGGCGGAGATCAACGGCCGCCCCCGGCTGATGTGTATGACACGGATGTCCACGTTCGACGAGAACGAGACGGTCACCATCACGCCGCTGCGAACCTTCCCGGTGATGCGCGATCTGGTGACCGACGTGTCCTTCAACTATGAGAAGGCACGCCAGATCCCGTCGTTCACCCCACCCAAGGACCTGCAGCCGGGCGAGTACCGGATGCAGCAGGAGGATGTGAACCGCAGCCAGGAGTTCCGCAAGTGCATCGAGTGCTTCCTGTGCCAGAACGTGTGCCACGTGGTGCGTGACCACGAGGAGAACAAGGCGAACTTCGCGGGCCCGCGCTTCCACATGCGGATCGCCGAGCTGGACATGCACCCGCTGGACACCGTGGACCGCAAGGACATGGCCCAGGAGGAACACGGGCTGGGCTACTGCAACATCACCAAATGCTGCACCGAGGTCTGCCCGGAGCACATCAAGATCACCGACAACGCGCTGATCCCGATGAAAGAGCGGGTTGCCGACCGCAAGTACGACCCGATCGTGTGGCTGGGTAACAAGCTTTTCCGACGCTAG